In the Selenihalanaerobacter shriftii genome, one interval contains:
- a CDS encoding molybdopterin-dependent oxidoreductase, with amino-acid sequence MSEKINLIINGEEISVTEEKGDTALLSFLRDEMGLMGAKNGCGQGQCGTCTVIIDGEAKRSCLWKLKRINGSTVETIENLNKDGQLHPLQIAFLETGAVQCGFCTPGMIMSSKALLDKNNNPSEDEVRDALKRNICRCTGYQKIIESVQLAARYLREGVEIKENYTTDAFGKSVIRNDGLDKVQGASIYVDDYSKEDMLHGKLHLSEEPHAEIVDVDISEALQVTGVVEVLTADDIPGEKNFGLILDQQPILAYDRVRYVGEPIALILAESKEAAAKGSKVIKVEYKELPTYYKPQDALDEDAIEIHDDGNTLTHLQLRKGEYEEAFEEADVIVEDTYQTPFVEHAYLEPEGGLAEYNDGEITVWTPSQSSHKYQGMIAASLDLDEEEVRVINTCTGGAFGGREEPTVQIHAALGALVTERPVKIVLNRKESIRMSTKRHAAYLNYKMGATSDGKLVAAEAKIYTDTGAYASAGIPVANRATTFTFGPYVIPHAKVDTYSVYTNNLPGGAMRGFGSPQVCFAAERHLDKLAGELDIDPLEFRLKNALEEGKSTLTGHVLGAGIGFKDCLLELKESLAKEEYDLKDNQKIGIGIAGGYKNVGIGHGLPEDNQARIKLNKDGTFTLYVSCVDSGQGSDTAMAQVATEVLGCFYQDIEVIASDTDHISDGGVTTASRMSFLAGNAVKGCATKLKDKVLENASKVTGIPTERIELQGRDFINNVTGERIISLKEVANDYSGLKAKYDYHPPETEPIPEQNIPAYPTKDDDIGKIHFSYCYAVHAAIVAVDKETGEFEVLKIIAAHDVGKAINPKGVEGQIEGGVSMGVGYALSEEFYLKDGWPVQDTLSKLNLPNTANIPPIESIIIEEEHPEGPYGAKGMSELPVSPVAPAITNAIYDAIGLNINQIPIKDKLITK; translated from the coding sequence ATGTCAGAGAAAATAAATCTTATAATTAATGGAGAAGAAATATCAGTAACAGAGGAAAAAGGAGATACAGCCTTACTCTCCTTCCTTAGAGATGAAATGGGTTTAATGGGTGCTAAGAATGGATGTGGTCAAGGGCAATGTGGTACTTGTACAGTAATTATTGATGGAGAGGCGAAAAGATCTTGTCTTTGGAAGTTAAAGAGGATTAATGGTTCGACCGTAGAAACTATTGAGAATTTAAACAAAGATGGGCAATTACACCCTCTCCAAATTGCCTTTTTAGAGACTGGTGCTGTGCAATGTGGCTTCTGTACTCCAGGAATGATAATGTCTTCTAAGGCTTTGTTAGATAAGAATAACAATCCTTCAGAAGATGAAGTCAGAGATGCCTTAAAGAGAAATATCTGTCGATGTACTGGGTACCAAAAGATTATTGAATCTGTACAACTTGCTGCCAGATATTTAAGAGAAGGAGTAGAGATTAAAGAAAATTATACCACAGATGCATTTGGTAAATCAGTCATTAGAAATGATGGTTTAGATAAGGTGCAGGGAGCTTCTATATATGTAGATGATTATAGTAAGGAAGATATGTTACATGGAAAGCTTCATTTAAGTGAAGAGCCTCATGCTGAAATAGTTGATGTAGATATAAGTGAGGCTTTACAGGTTACTGGTGTAGTTGAAGTTTTAACTGCTGATGATATACCAGGAGAGAAGAATTTTGGTTTAATCCTCGATCAGCAACCGATTCTAGCCTACGATAGAGTAAGATATGTCGGGGAGCCAATAGCATTAATCCTTGCTGAAAGTAAGGAAGCAGCAGCTAAAGGTTCAAAAGTAATTAAAGTTGAGTATAAAGAACTTCCTACTTATTATAAACCACAAGATGCTTTAGATGAAGATGCTATTGAAATTCATGACGATGGTAATACCCTAACCCATTTACAACTAAGGAAAGGCGAGTATGAGGAAGCCTTTGAAGAAGCAGATGTAATTGTTGAAGATACTTATCAGACTCCTTTTGTTGAGCATGCTTATCTTGAACCTGAAGGTGGGTTGGCAGAATACAATGATGGAGAAATAACGGTTTGGACTCCTAGTCAGAGTTCACATAAGTATCAAGGAATGATTGCTGCTAGTTTAGATTTAGATGAAGAAGAAGTAAGAGTTATTAATACATGTACTGGTGGTGCTTTTGGTGGTCGAGAAGAACCTACTGTACAGATTCATGCTGCTTTAGGTGCTTTAGTCACGGAAAGGCCGGTAAAGATTGTTTTAAATAGAAAAGAGTCAATCAGAATGTCTACTAAGAGGCATGCAGCTTATCTAAATTATAAGATGGGAGCTACTAGTGATGGTAAGTTAGTTGCAGCAGAGGCTAAAATTTATACTGATACTGGTGCTTATGCATCAGCAGGTATTCCAGTGGCCAATAGAGCAACTACTTTTACCTTTGGACCTTATGTAATTCCACATGCTAAAGTAGATACTTATTCTGTTTATACTAATAATCTGCCAGGTGGAGCTATGCGGGGCTTTGGTTCACCACAAGTATGTTTTGCAGCTGAAAGACATTTAGATAAATTAGCTGGAGAATTAGATATAGATCCGCTGGAATTTAGGTTAAAGAATGCTCTAGAAGAAGGCAAGTCGACACTGACTGGTCATGTTTTAGGCGCAGGTATAGGCTTTAAGGATTGTTTATTAGAACTTAAGGAATCTTTAGCTAAGGAAGAATATGATTTAAAGGATAATCAAAAGATTGGTATTGGTATAGCTGGTGGTTATAAAAATGTAGGTATCGGTCATGGATTACCTGAAGATAATCAAGCTAGAATTAAGCTGAATAAAGATGGTACTTTCACTTTATATGTTAGTTGTGTTGATTCAGGCCAGGGTTCTGATACAGCAATGGCTCAGGTTGCTACTGAAGTGTTAGGATGCTTCTATCAAGATATAGAGGTTATTGCCAGTGATACAGACCACATTTCTGATGGTGGAGTTACTACTGCTTCTAGAATGTCATTTCTTGCTGGTAATGCTGTTAAAGGTTGTGCTACTAAATTAAAAGATAAAGTATTAGAAAACGCTTCTAAAGTAACTGGTATTCCAACAGAAAGAATAGAGTTACAAGGAAGAGATTTCATAAATAATGTAACGGGAGAAAGAATAATTTCATTAAAAGAAGTAGCAAATGATTATTCAGGTTTAAAAGCTAAATATGATTATCATCCTCCTGAAACAGAACCGATTCCTGAGCAGAATATACCGGCTTATCCAACTAAAGATGATGATATAGGTAAGATACATTTTTCTTATTGTTACGCCGTTCATGCTGCTATAGTAGCAGTAGACAAAGAAACAGGTGAATTTGAAGTATTGAAGATTATTGCTGCTCATGATGTAGGAAAGGCAATTAATCCCAAAGGTGTAGAAGGACAGATTGAAGGCGGAGTTTCCATGGGAGTTGGTTATGCACTCAGTGAAGAGTTTTATTTAAAGGATGGCTGGCCGGTTCAAGATACTTTGTCTAAATTAAATCTCCCTAATACTGCGAATATACCGCCAATAGAAAGTATAATAATTGAAGAAGAACATCCAGAAGGACCATACGGTGCTAAAGGAATGTCTGAATTACCGGTTTCACCAGTAGCACCTGCTATAACAAATGCAATTTATGATGCAATAGGTCTTAATATTAATCAAATTCCAATCAAAGATAAGTTAATTACAAAATAG
- a CDS encoding 4Fe-4S binding protein, whose product MTDLNVEIYDMKLKNPVMPAAGPPIRNGEVAHKAKEGGAGAIVTKTISTEAADVPRPCMAEVDTGFLNSELWSEHGPNVWLDAEYPEVKKTGLPIIVGLGYSGEDIRELAPKVEPYADALELSTHYLGGDPSPVIEAIEAAKESVDIPVFVKLSPDVDISKFAKAAEDAGADGIVLINSFGPCLDIDLETGEPLMGSKDGYGWLSGDAIFPLALRCVFEACGAVDIPVIGVGGISSGADAIKMIMAGAQAVQVCTAAILEGPQVYGKIVAEMENILEEKGYSSLDEIRGLAQQKVDDKVNLNKEVPKANDECTTCGICKKSCPYQAITIEEKALIDEESCFGCGLCVTRCPVNALKIDY is encoded by the coding sequence ATGACTGATTTAAATGTAGAAATTTATGACATGAAATTAAAGAATCCAGTTATGCCTGCAGCAGGTCCTCCGATTAGAAATGGAGAAGTTGCTCATAAAGCTAAAGAAGGTGGAGCAGGAGCAATTGTAACTAAGACAATTTCCACAGAGGCTGCTGATGTTCCTCGACCATGTATGGCAGAGGTAGATACTGGTTTCTTAAATTCAGAGCTTTGGTCAGAACATGGTCCCAATGTATGGCTGGATGCAGAATATCCAGAAGTTAAAAAGACAGGATTACCTATTATTGTAGGACTTGGTTATTCTGGAGAAGATATTAGAGAGCTTGCTCCAAAGGTAGAACCGTATGCTGATGCTTTAGAATTATCGACTCATTATTTAGGCGGTGATCCATCACCAGTAATTGAAGCCATTGAAGCAGCTAAAGAGTCTGTAGATATTCCGGTATTTGTAAAGTTAAGTCCTGATGTTGATATATCTAAATTTGCAAAAGCTGCTGAAGATGCTGGAGCTGATGGAATTGTTTTAATTAATTCATTTGGACCTTGTCTTGATATTGATCTTGAAACTGGAGAACCATTAATGGGAAGTAAGGATGGTTATGGTTGGCTATCTGGTGATGCTATTTTCCCTCTAGCTTTAAGATGTGTATTTGAAGCTTGTGGTGCAGTTGATATTCCAGTAATTGGAGTTGGAGGAATCAGTAGCGGAGCTGATGCCATTAAGATGATTATGGCAGGTGCTCAAGCGGTACAGGTTTGTACTGCTGCTATTTTAGAGGGACCGCAGGTTTATGGTAAAATTGTAGCTGAGATGGAAAATATCTTAGAAGAAAAAGGATATTCTTCCTTAGATGAAATTAGAGGCTTGGCTCAGCAGAAGGTAGATGACAAAGTAAATTTAAATAAAGAAGTACCAAAAGCTAATGATGAATGTACTACTTGTGGTATTTGTAAGAAGAGCTGTCCGTATCAAGCTATCACTATTGAAGAAAAAGCATTGATTGATGAAGAGAGTTGTTTTGGTTGTGGTTTATGTGTTACTAGATGTCCAGTTAACGCTTTAAAGATTGATTATTAA
- a CDS encoding (2Fe-2S)-binding protein, which translates to MNKLPITLTVNDTDYSVDVSPDMRLVDLLREELGLLGTKEGCGEGECGACTIIKDGETVNSCLVLAAEADDSNITTIEGLGDEDNLHPLQESFIEYGAVQCGFCTPGMILSAKNLLDKNPAPNESEIKVGLSGNICRCTGYTKIIEAVKAVANRGGDSS; encoded by the coding sequence ATGAATAAACTTCCTATTACCTTAACGGTGAATGACACAGATTATTCAGTTGATGTCAGTCCTGATATGAGATTAGTTGATTTGCTTAGAGAAGAATTAGGATTATTAGGTACTAAAGAAGGATGCGGTGAAGGTGAGTGTGGAGCCTGTACTATAATTAAGGATGGTGAAACAGTAAACTCCTGCTTAGTTCTAGCTGCAGAAGCTGATGATAGTAATATTACTACTATTGAAGGGCTTGGTGACGAGGATAATCTTCATCCGCTACAAGAGTCATTTATTGAATATGGAGCAGTCCAATGTGGTTTTTGCACGCCAGGTATGATCTTATCAGCAAAAAATCTACTTGATAAGAATCCTGCACCGAATGAGTCTGAGATTAAAGTCGGATTATCTGGGAATATATGTCGTTGCACAGGATATACAAAGATAATTGAAGCAGTTAAAGCAGTTGCTAATAGAGGAGGTGACTCATCATGA
- a CDS encoding uracil-xanthine permease family protein: MSKPEGTSDGEVLYKLEDKPPVGETVLLGFQHMLAMFVGIITPPLIIAGVAGLNAAETGFFVSMALIASGITTFIQVKKVGPVGSGLLGVMGTSFTFVPMAIAAAKAGGLPLVLGMALATSPIEMILSRFIKLAKKIFPPVVTGTVVMLIGLTLMEVGITDFAGGHGAENFGSIQNLLLGTFVLTIVIIANRYGKGIIKSGAIAIGLVAGYIVSIPLGLVDFGPIVNAGWFTIPVPVKFGLSFEWSHVLPWIVAYFITTVESIGDLTAIAESSGEPVDGDLHMKRLSGGVLADGVGSAIAALLNSLPNTTFSQNTGVIQLSKVGSRTIGIATAGILFLLGLLPKFGALISVMPSPVLGGATIALFGMVATSGMKIVVRGGLTDRKLFILGISLAFGLGVTMKPDVVKQLPKLLETVLNSGITVGAIFAVVLNQFLPNNKADNQQKASM; the protein is encoded by the coding sequence CTGTATAAGCTGGAGGATAAACCACCGGTAGGAGAGACAGTTTTATTAGGTTTTCAGCACATGTTGGCTATGTTTGTAGGGATTATAACACCACCATTAATCATTGCTGGAGTTGCAGGCTTGAATGCAGCAGAGACTGGTTTCTTTGTTAGTATGGCTTTGATTGCGTCGGGAATTACTACTTTTATTCAGGTTAAAAAGGTAGGTCCTGTGGGGTCAGGTTTATTAGGAGTTATGGGAACTAGTTTTACTTTTGTTCCAATGGCTATTGCTGCTGCTAAAGCAGGAGGATTACCCTTGGTCTTAGGAATGGCATTGGCTACATCACCTATAGAAATGATTTTAAGTCGCTTTATAAAGTTAGCAAAGAAAATATTCCCACCGGTTGTTACTGGGACAGTAGTTATGTTAATTGGACTTACTTTAATGGAAGTTGGTATTACTGACTTTGCAGGTGGTCATGGAGCTGAAAATTTTGGTAGTATTCAAAACTTATTACTTGGTACTTTTGTCTTGACTATTGTTATTATAGCTAATCGGTATGGAAAAGGAATAATTAAATCAGGGGCAATTGCTATTGGTTTAGTAGCAGGATATATTGTCTCGATTCCATTAGGATTAGTAGACTTTGGACCAATAGTTAATGCTGGTTGGTTTACAATTCCTGTTCCGGTTAAGTTTGGATTAAGCTTTGAATGGTCTCATGTTTTACCTTGGATTGTAGCTTACTTTATTACTACAGTTGAATCTATCGGTGATCTGACTGCTATAGCTGAGTCTTCTGGGGAACCAGTTGATGGTGATTTGCATATGAAGCGTTTAAGTGGAGGAGTTTTAGCAGATGGAGTAGGTAGTGCGATTGCTGCTTTATTAAATTCATTACCGAATACTACTTTTAGTCAAAATACTGGTGTAATTCAGCTTAGTAAAGTAGGTAGTAGAACAATAGGAATAGCTACTGCTGGAATTTTATTTCTTCTAGGGTTATTACCTAAATTTGGCGCTTTAATCAGTGTCATGCCTAGTCCAGTATTAGGTGGAGCTACAATAGCTTTATTTGGAATGGTAGCTACGTCAGGAATGAAGATAGTTGTTAGAGGTGGATTAACGGATCGTAAGTTATTTATTTTAGGTATTTCATTAGCATTTGGTTTAGGAGTAACAATGAAACCTGATGTTGTTAAACAGTTACCTAAATTATTAGAAACTGTTCTAAACTCTGGTATAACTGTTGGAGCTATATTTGCAGTTGTATTAAACCAATTTTTACCTAATAATAAAGCTGATAATCAGCAAAAAGCAAGTATGTAA
- the ssnA gene encoding putative aminohydrolase SsnA — MKLVGPGTIITFDSNRPVVTDGGLVIEDNLIKEIGDYKQLIKKYESKIEDKIKTDDKLIMPGMVNTHMHLYSTFARGMAIKDDPPQDFVQILERLWWRLDKALDYEGVYYSALLAIIEGIKNGTTTIFDHHASPNAISGSLDKISEAVNETGIRACLSYEVSDRDGKEKAQEGIEENKRFIKKCKEKDSELIKSAFGLHASFTLSNETLQQVSKVVNELETGIHMHVAEGKADQEDSLSKYDLTVIERLEELGLCNSKMIGAHGVHLQPHDMEILSEHNANLIHNPESNMGNAVGYPPIFSMLDKGVLVGHGTDGFTTDMFESIKVANLLHKHNSGNPSAAWEEVPTITFENNQKITNKFYDKPLAVLKEGGYADLIAVDYRPTTPLSSDNYYPHILFGISGGKVEMTMVNGQVLMEDGEVKVVDEEEIYHKARLTAKEVWKRF, encoded by the coding sequence TTGAAACTAGTTGGACCAGGGACAATAATCACTTTTGATTCAAACAGACCAGTTGTAACCGACGGCGGCTTAGTAATTGAAGATAATTTGATAAAAGAGATTGGAGATTATAAGCAGCTTATTAAAAAATATGAGTCAAAGATTGAAGATAAGATTAAGACTGATGATAAATTAATTATGCCGGGGATGGTTAATACTCATATGCACCTTTATAGTACTTTTGCTCGGGGAATGGCAATTAAAGATGACCCCCCGCAGGATTTCGTTCAGATTTTAGAACGACTTTGGTGGAGGTTAGATAAAGCTTTAGATTATGAAGGAGTCTATTATAGCGCATTATTGGCTATTATTGAAGGGATAAAGAATGGTACGACGACTATTTTTGATCATCACGCCAGTCCCAATGCTATCAGTGGTTCACTTGATAAGATTTCAGAAGCAGTAAATGAAACAGGAATTCGAGCTTGTTTATCCTATGAGGTTTCTGATCGGGATGGTAAAGAAAAAGCCCAAGAAGGAATTGAAGAGAATAAGCGGTTTATTAAAAAATGTAAAGAAAAAGATTCAGAATTAATTAAAAGTGCTTTTGGATTACATGCTTCCTTTACTTTAAGTAATGAGACTTTACAGCAAGTAAGTAAAGTAGTGAATGAATTAGAGACAGGTATTCACATGCATGTTGCTGAAGGAAAAGCAGACCAAGAGGATAGTCTATCTAAGTATGATTTAACTGTAATTGAAAGATTAGAGGAGCTAGGTCTTTGTAATTCAAAGATGATCGGTGCTCATGGTGTTCATTTACAGCCTCATGATATGGAGATTCTTTCCGAACATAATGCTAATTTAATTCATAATCCAGAATCGAATATGGGTAATGCTGTAGGATATCCACCGATATTTTCTATGCTTGATAAAGGAGTTCTTGTAGGACATGGAACAGATGGTTTTACTACTGATATGTTTGAATCAATTAAAGTAGCAAACCTTCTGCATAAACATAATTCTGGAAACCCTTCTGCAGCGTGGGAGGAAGTACCTACTATAACTTTTGAGAATAATCAAAAAATAACTAATAAATTTTATGATAAACCATTAGCAGTTTTAAAAGAAGGTGGATATGCTGATTTAATAGCAGTTGATTATCGTCCTACTACACCTTTAAGCAGTGATAATTATTATCCTCATATACTTTTTGGAATTTCTGGTGGTAAGGTAGAGATGACTATGGTTAATGGGCAGGTATTAATGGAAGATGGAGAAGTTAAAGTAGTAGATGAAGAAGAGATATATCATAAGGCACGGTTAACAGCTAAAGAAGTTTGGAAAAGGTTCTAG
- a CDS encoding 8-oxoguanine deaminase, translated as MTTKLIRNADKIVTMDDKRNIFEDSSILIEDGKIKAIGKEALNEDVEVDEVIDGKDKFIFPGLVNTHHHFYQTLTRCIPEVQNVELFQWLKFLYPIWANLTSEAVYTSSLVALGELLKTGCTTSSDHHYVFPQGVSGELIDRQIEAARKLGARFHPCRGSMSLGEDDGGLPPNSVIQSDEEILEDSQRLIEDYHDPDELSMCQIVLAPCSPFSVTSEIMEETVKLAREYEGVNCHTHLAETEDENDFCQEAMGMRPLEYMESVGWIGDDIWFAHGVHFNEEELDLLAKTSTGVAHCPVSNQKLASGIAKIPSMLERDIKVGLAVDGSASNDSSDMIGEMKSALLLHRVNGGIDAISPEEVLEMATRGGARLLGRDDIGSLEPGKAADLFMVDKYRLGLAGAFHDPITALITCGDSNVVDMTMVNGEIVVKEGKLVNVDERNLAKQANEISKVMVNN; from the coding sequence ATGACTACTAAATTGATTAGAAATGCAGATAAAATAGTTACTATGGATGATAAAAGAAATATATTTGAAGATAGTTCAATATTAATAGAAGATGGTAAGATTAAAGCTATTGGGAAAGAAGCATTGAATGAAGATGTTGAGGTTGATGAGGTTATTGATGGAAAGGATAAATTTATCTTTCCGGGATTAGTTAATACTCATCATCACTTTTATCAGACATTAACTCGTTGTATTCCAGAGGTGCAAAATGTTGAACTCTTTCAGTGGTTAAAATTTCTTTATCCCATTTGGGCTAACTTAACTTCTGAAGCTGTTTATACTAGTTCTTTAGTAGCTTTAGGAGAGTTATTAAAGACGGGATGTACAACAAGTAGTGACCATCACTATGTATTTCCTCAAGGAGTAAGTGGAGAATTAATTGATCGACAGATAGAAGCGGCTAGAAAGTTAGGTGCTCGTTTTCATCCATGTCGTGGAAGCATGTCTTTAGGAGAAGATGATGGCGGTTTACCACCTAATTCTGTAATTCAAAGTGATGAAGAAATCTTAGAAGATAGTCAACGATTAATTGAAGATTATCATGACCCAGATGAGTTATCAATGTGTCAAATTGTATTGGCACCTTGTTCACCATTCTCAGTTACATCAGAAATTATGGAAGAGACAGTAAAGTTAGCTAGAGAATACGAAGGAGTAAATTGTCATACTCATTTAGCAGAAACTGAAGATGAGAATGATTTCTGTCAAGAAGCAATGGGAATGCGTCCTTTAGAGTATATGGAAAGTGTCGGCTGGATAGGTGATGATATCTGGTTTGCACATGGTGTTCATTTTAATGAAGAGGAATTAGATTTATTAGCTAAGACATCTACTGGAGTTGCTCATTGTCCTGTATCGAATCAAAAATTAGCTTCTGGAATAGCTAAGATTCCATCTATGTTAGAAAGAGATATCAAAGTTGGTTTAGCAGTTGATGGTAGTGCCAGTAATGACTCTTCAGATATGATAGGAGAGATGAAGTCAGCTCTCTTATTACATCGAGTTAATGGCGGCATTGATGCTATTTCACCAGAAGAAGTGCTAGAGATGGCAACTCGAGGTGGAGCTCGTCTATTAGGTAGAGATGATATTGGTAGTTTAGAACCTGGTAAAGCAGCAGACTTGTTTATGGTCGATAAGTACCGACTAGGATTGGCTGGGGCTTTTCATGATCCAATAACTGCTCTGATTACTTGTGGCGATAGCAATGTTGTGGATATGACTATGGTAAATGGAGAAATTGTTGTTAAGGAAGGCAAGTTGGTTAATGTTGATGAGCGAAACCTTGCTAAGCAAGCTAATGAAATATCTAAAGTTATGGTGAATAATTAA
- a CDS encoding FAD binding domain-containing protein, producing MAGSMYYKPTNIDEALELISREQNATFFAGGTDLMVEYFESLSQMGKIINISGIEELRGITKKEDEIQIGPLTTHQEICDSEILLELVPWLCQAAEEVGSPQIRHRGTIGGNIANASPAADTVPALIAAGATVELTGVNGKRNFDLENIFTGPGETIIDDQELITNISLPIPDDTKAGSFMKIGKRKALSISVLNGSVFLEIDREDMKFIDVRICLGSVAPVPYRARKAEEVIRGAEVTIENIEKAGQAASDEITPIDDVRGTAEYRKQVAKSAVIRLIKEATEQLEVGI from the coding sequence TTGGCAGGTAGTATGTACTATAAGCCAACTAATATAGATGAGGCATTAGAATTAATTAGTAGAGAACAGAATGCAACTTTCTTTGCCGGCGGCACTGATTTAATGGTAGAGTATTTTGAAAGTTTAAGCCAAATGGGAAAGATAATCAATATTTCAGGAATAGAAGAATTACGTGGAATTACAAAGAAAGAAGATGAGATTCAGATTGGTCCGTTGACTACTCACCAAGAAATATGTGATTCAGAAATATTATTAGAATTAGTTCCTTGGCTTTGTCAAGCGGCTGAAGAAGTAGGGTCTCCTCAGATTAGACATAGAGGCACTATAGGAGGTAATATAGCTAATGCATCTCCGGCAGCTGATACAGTACCGGCTCTAATTGCAGCTGGAGCTACTGTGGAATTAACAGGAGTTAATGGTAAACGTAATTTTGACTTAGAAAATATATTTACTGGGCCAGGAGAGACAATTATTGATGATCAAGAATTGATTACTAATATTTCATTACCGATTCCTGATGACACAAAAGCAGGTAGCTTTATGAAAATAGGAAAAAGAAAAGCACTATCTATTTCAGTATTAAACGGCTCTGTCTTTTTAGAAATTGACCGCGAAGATATGAAATTTATAGATGTACGCATCTGTCTTGGTTCTGTAGCACCTGTACCGTATAGGGCTAGAAAAGCTGAAGAAGTGATAAGAGGCGCAGAGGTTACTATAGAAAATATAGAAAAAGCAGGTCAAGCAGCCAGTGATGAGATTACTCCGATTGATGATGTACGAGGAACAGCAGAATATAGAAAGCAAGTAGCTAAGTCAGCAGTAATTAGATTAATCAAAGAGGCTACAGAGCAATTGGAGGTTGGGATATAG